From a region of the Corvus cornix cornix isolate S_Up_H32 chromosome 2, ASM73873v5, whole genome shotgun sequence genome:
- the LOC104692898 gene encoding neural-cadherin-like isoform X2: MYPYPYLARVDPDARKGTLIYQLVARYSSHENATAGIAYTLIAGGEERFRVDKDTGIIMTTGLPLTWNKEYVVTVEASDEYGNKSPYASVSILAGSRPPQFTNMSYNVFVPENTPAGEKVAVVEAVSFQSQPLSYTLLMNPSGLFRVRQESGELSLTHAVDYESEHHLYHLLLKAMEVESTLSSVTEVMVHITDENDCSPEFQRSIYSRDNVPETIPVGTSLLQVLATDCDSGSNSEISYFIQSTDFSITRHGVINSNQRLNFERANHMYEFVVIAVDKGHPPRTGTASVRIRMTNVNDEAPVFSQPVYRTFLSEDAGPSTLVATVRAEDPDGDGLLYLITGGNEEGNFELDSQKGIIKLRRNPPPSLKGPQYTLNVTAIDDNASGGPTPLSSFAEVIVGVNDVNNNKPVFRECAYYSGSTWVLENQPPGTHVLQVEAYDADLGINGEVKYGLMHRDGASLGFSIDPDTGVITTTQTFDREQQREYTLSVTATDQAQEPLIGVCQVTVLIADVNDNDPKFENSRYQYFLSEDTPVGTSFLRVAAHDSDQGVNAAVTYSMLEHQLEYFQINPSTGWVYVNCPLPQTMRISRYIVARDGGNRSSTVELTVTVTSALSQPPRWEQSTYWVTIPENTIRDTKIVTIKATSPLGDPRVTYNLEEGQVPETNMPVRFYLKPNRADGSASLLVAEPLDFETTKFFTLTVRAQNVAMTPLASFATVCVNVTDVNDNVPFFMSSNYEVSVPEGADVGTSVVQVLAMDLDSGLHGEVHYLILKDANKDYQFFTIEPETGIISTQASFDREKRASYLIEVQSRDSSESARPGVHGQTNTDTAYIRIFVSDVNDNSPAFPRSVYEVSIDEDRDVGSPVVTATADDQDEGANAKLRYQITSGNVKGVFDVEPETGTVFIAQPLDYEQEQHYELRLVASDGKWENHTLIIINVVNKNDEAPVFTQNEYQGSVLEELTDLPVLVLKVSATDPDQAADQNAIIYSLHGQGASSEFSINENTGEISAHKRLDREKRSTWRFLVLATDEGGEGLTGFADVIIEVRDVNDNAPLFLCVSDGCFTGHIPEDSPADTPIMEMTAVDLDDPKAGVNAVLTYSIIQNVKNKINLNLFSIDSVSGTISTVLGSLDREKEDKYLVVVEARDGGGFTGTGTATILVTDVNDHAPVFLQRIYTAFVSENASINSEVVVVSAVDRDEGENAMMTFSIIDGDNDHKFSIETDEVNNCGFIRLRKRIDFEKPHERVFNLTVKAEDMDFFSIAHCVIYVEDSNDHAPVFYPQFYEVAALGEDVPVGTKVIQVSAVDLDSGLNGRFSFHLLNKSDPSGQFSLASDGWLMVAGLLDHETVTQYQLIVIATDMGQPPLTGSATVSVTLQDVNDNGPEFEAHYNPVVWENTASPQVVQMNETSTLLYAKDRDTAANGAPFSFRLLSDFDGLSSFSLQDFHNGSAMLTALHTFDREVHKAFYLPILITDSGIPPMSSTNTLTVNIGDQNDHPHSAGYMECLIYSYDGILPTTVLGQVSAPDADDWDHKIYHFEGKTSRYFILNDNSGLLTIKEGTPPGTYNIRVRVIDGVWPDVISTAKVIVKDIKDDALHNAGSVRIKGTTPEEFISQSPEKQSKYYQMKKLLSEILSVQLENVHIFSVLNSPSPTQGIDVWFAVYGPPYYKAEKLNGNVAASRAWLESILDINITQIGIDECVTADCAHSSGCISKHEQNHVPTITTAGSVSLVSVTVLSHAVCGCAARENPHLSCSSYQTIPCLNGGTCVDTDFGYRCKCAANFHGPDCQQTKHSFRGHGYAWFPPLQPCFESRISLEFITEVVDGLLLYHGPVAQGQPGQQENFLALELSGGVPSLTVRHSSGELFLQLSQKVNVADRRWHNIKIINDGKEVKLILDHCVNVSVRDNGSVTKKTSQMDLSACEASGEIVGSQSMGKLLSGRQPLQLGGVKKTLPYHDSQRHFRGFVGCIRNVIVDSKVYDLEHPAESLNSVPGCVLTDEMCQSGGMASCGTHGKCVGGWDFFHCDCSPGYAGLACEKVLPEWAFGRDSWIHYEPRSILSTRSTRIQLMVRTRLSHSTLLSLASADGNRYMRLEVVEGFFSVNFSLGDKNHSLRMTTLRINNGQWVLLTMERYNNEFTLRVNSGGGDQEVTSVLNTNRWLEIDWASIVLGNHLPSHSESDFQGCMRDVQLDGQPLLVEGRSTEFGLILKRQGVTMGCHSSACSSQPCYSPFLCVDLWRKYECRCPAGKVEVTDTLTGLRHCTSSPCGHWTCRNGGTCVAQAQDKTICQCPEGYKGRWCEISQVKAGRPVGLSSGSILAISMCLLVFLALLVSYTVWSQWGSSGFRKGGIYHIPEERESWEDVRENVFNYNEEGGGERDQNAYNIDELKKPLHKIPYSSLRAAAPHSRTPTGPKKDSLSKHAHQNQSISAVTSIPDFKEYVSQIIRDADNDLRSLPADTLHFYCLEGQCSLAGSLSSLDSISGDEDLNYDCLQDWGSKFEKLKELYAISNENL, translated from the exons TGCTTGCAACAGACTGCGACTCTGGCTCCAACTCTGAGATCTCTTACTTCATCCAGAGCACTGATTTTTCCATCACACGTCACGGGGTCATCAATTCTAACCAGAGGCTGAACTTTGAGCGAGCAAACCATATGTACGAGTTTGTGGTGATAGCTGTCGATAAAGGACATCCCCCTCGGACAGGGACGGCGTCCGTGCGCATCCGAATGACCAACGTCAATGACGAGGCTCCTGTCTTCTCCCAGCCCGT CTACAGGACTTTCCTTTCGGAAGATGCTGGTCCCAGCACCTTGGTGGCTACTGTTCGGGCAGAGGACCCTGACGGAGATGGGCTACTTTATCTGATTACAGGAGGCAATGAGGAGGGCAACTTTGAGCTGGATAGCCAGAAAG GTATCATTAAACTCCGCAGAAACCCACCGCCCAGCCTGAAAGGGCCACAGTACACCCTGAATGTCACTGCGATAGATGACAATGCCTCAGGGGGACCCACTCCTCTCAGCAGTTTTGCTGAGGTTATTGTAGGAGTTAACGACGTTAATAACAACAAGCCTGTCTTTAGAGAG TGCGCTTACTACAGTGGCAGCACCTGGGTTCTGGAGAATCAGCCTCCAGGCACGCACGTGCTACAGGTAGAAGCCTATGATGCAGACCTCGGCATCAATGGAGAGGTGAAGTATGGGCTCATGCACCGAGATGGAGCTTCCCTAGGCTTCAGCATTGACCCAGACACAG GAGTCATCACCACCACGCAGACTTTCGACcgggagcagcagagggaataCACACTGTCTGTTACTGCCACTGACCAGGCGCAGGAGCCGCTGATCGGCGTGTGCCAGGTCACCGTCCTCATCGCCGATGTCAATGACAACGATCCCAAGTTTGAGAACAGTCGCTATCAGT ACTTCCTTAGTGAAGACACTCCAGTGGGGACGAGCTTCCTCAGAGTTGCAGCTCACGACAGTGACCAGGGTGTGAATGCTGCTGTCACATACTCAATGTTAGAGCATCAACTGGAATACTTCCAGATCaaccccagcacaggctgggtgTATGTGAATTGCCCGCTACCCCAG ACAATGCGCATTAGCCGCTATATTGTGGCGAGAGATGGCGGGAACAGAAGCAGCACCGTGGAGCTGACGGTGACTGTCACTAGTGCACTGAGCCAGCCACCCCggtgggagcagagcacatACTGGGTAACCATCCCCGAAAACACCATTCGTGACACCAAGATTGTG accATCAAAGCCACATCCCCTCTTGGTGATCCCAGGGTTACGTATAATCTGGAGGAGGGTCAAGTTCCAGAGACTAACATGCCAGTTCGTTTCTATCTGAAGCCAAACAGAGCTGATGGATCTGCTTCTCTTCTAGTCGCTGAACCACTTGACTTTGAGACAACTAAGTTTTTCACCCTGACAGTCCGGGCACAAAACGTAGCAATGACTCCTTTAGCTTCCTTTGCCACTGTTTGTGTGAATGTAACAG ATGTCAATGATAATGTTCCATTCTTCATGTCTTCTAACTATGAGGTGTCCGTGCCAGAAGGAGCTGATGTTGGCACGTCGGTGGTTCAGGTGTTAGCTATGGACTTGGATTCCGGCCTACATGGAGAG GTTCACTACTTAATATTAAAAGATGCTAACAAGGATTACCAGTTCTTCACCATTGAACCTGAGACAGGAATTATTTCCACCCAGGCATCTtttgacagagagaaaagagccTCTTACTTGATTGAAGTTCAGTCTCGGGACTCATCAGAATCTGCTAGACCTGGTGTTCACGGGCAAACCAACACAG ACACAGCCTACATAAGGATTTTTGTCAGCGATGTGAATGACAACTCTCCGGCATTTCCTCGGTCAGTGTATGAGGTCAGCATAGACGAGGACAGGGATGTTGGAAGTCCTGTTGTGACAGCAACAGCAGATGATCAAGATGAGG GTGCAAATGCCAAACTAAGGTATCAGATCACTTCAGGAAATGTGAAGGGGGTTTTTGACGTGGAACCTGAGACTGGAACTGTCTTCATTGCTCAGCCTCTGGATTATGAACAAGAACAACATTATGAGCTCCGGCTTGTAGCTTCTgatggaaaatgggaaaaccaCACTCTTATCATCATCAATGTTGTCAATAAGAACGATGAAGCACCAGTCTTCACTCAGAATGAATACCAGGGCAGTGTCTTGGAGGAGCTCACAGATCTGCCTGTACTTGTCCTAAAG GTTTCTGCAACAGATCCAGACCAGGCGGCAGATCAAAATGCCATTATCTATTCCCTGCATGGGCAGGGGGCCAGCAGCGAATTCAGCATCAATGAGAACACAGGTGAGATCAGCGCACATAAAAGGTTAGACCGTGAGAAGCGATCAACGTGGCGCTTTCTCGTTCTTGCAACGGATGAGGGCGGAGAGGGACTGACCGGCTTTGCAGATGTGATCATAGAAGTGAGGGACGTGAATGACAATGCaccccttttcctctgtgtgtcGGATGGCTGCTTCACAGGCCACATCCCCGAGGACTCTCCGGCTGACACGCCTATCATGGAAATGACAGCAGTGGACCTTGATGACCCAAAAGCTGGTGTAAATGCTGTGCTAACATACAGCATCATTCAGAATGtcaaaaacaaaattaatttgaactTGTTCTCAATTGATTCAGTTAGTGGCACCATCTCTACGGTGCTTGGGTCCCTGGATCGGGAGAAGGAAGACAAGTACCTAGTGGTGGTTGAGGCCAGAGATGGAGGAGGGTTCACTGGGACAGGCACCGCCACTATTTTGGTGACTGACGTAAATGATCATGCTCCAGTCTTCCTGCAAAGGATTTACACAGCATTTGTCTCTGAGAATGCAAGTATTAACTctgaggtggtggtggtgtctGCTGTGGACAGAGATGAGGGAGAAAATGCCATGATGACATTCAGCATCATTGATGGGGACAATGACCACAAGTTCTCCATAGAGACAGATGAAGTCAACAACTGTGGGTTTATCCGACTACGCAAACGGATTGACTTTGAGAAGCCTCATGAGAGGGTATTCAATTTGACTGTGAAAGCAGAGGACATGGATTTCTTCAGCATCGCTCACTGTGTGATCTATGTGGAGGACTCGAATGATCATGCTCCTGTCTTCTATCCTCAGTTCTATGAAGTGGCTGCACTGGGGGAGGATGTACCAGTTGGCACCAAAGTTATTCAGGTTTCTGCTGTTGACTTGGACTCTGGCCTGAATGGAAGGTTTTCGTTCCACCTGCTAAACAAGTCTGATCCAAGTGGGCAGTTCTCTTTGGCTAGTGATGGATGGCTGATGGTTGCAGGATTGCTGGATCATGAGACAGTGACACAGTACCAACTCATTGTCATTGCCACTGATATGGGGCAGCCCCCTCTGACTGGCAGTGCCACTGTTTCAGTGACTCTGCAGGATGTAAATGACAATGGGCCAGAGTTTGAGGCACATTATAACCCAGTGGTCTGGGAAAACACAGCGTCTCCACAGGTTGTCCAAATGAATGAGACCTCCACACTGCTGTACGCCAAGGACCGAGACACTGCTGCGAATGGAGCACCTTTCTCCTTTCGCCTTCTCAGTGATTTCGATGGCCTGAGCAGCTTCAGCTTGCAGGACTTCCACAACGGAAGTGCCATGCTCACCGCACTGCATACCTTTGACAGGGAAGTGCACAAGGCGTTCTACCTGCCCATCCTGATCACAGACAGTGGGATCCCACCCATGAGCTCCACCAACACACTAACCGTGAACATCGGGGACCAAAATGACCACCCGCATTCTGCTGGCTACATGGAATGTCTCATTTACAGCTACGATG GTATTCTCCCCACAACTGTACTGGGCCAGGTCAGTGCCCCTGATGCTGATGACTGGGATCACAAAATCTACCATTTTGAAGGGAAAACATCAAG GTACTTTATCCTTAATGATAACTCAGGTTTGCTGACTATTAAAGAAGGAACTCCACCAGGAACATACAACATAAGAGTTAGAGTCATTGACGGAGTCTGGCCGGATGTTATCTCGACTGCAAAGGTTATCGTGAAGGATATCAAAGATGATGCCCTCCATAATGCTGGTTCTGTACGAATAAAAG GTACCACACCAGAGGAGTTCATATCCCAATCccctgaaaaacaaagtaaatacTACCAGATGAAGaagctgctttcagaaattCTCTCAGTTCAACTGGAAAATGTTCACATTTTCAGTGTACTGAATAGCCCAAGTCCAACCCAAGGGATTGATGTTTGGTTTGCAGTTTATGGTCCACCTTattataaagcagaaaaacttaATGGCAATGTAGCAGCTTCTAGAGCATGG TTGGAAAGCATTCTGGACATAAATATCACCCAGATTGGCATTGATGAATGTGTGACTGCAGACTGCGCTCACAGCAGCGGATGTATCAGTAAGCATGAACAGAACCATGTACCAACCATAACCACAGCTGGAAGCGTTTCACTGGTGTCTGTGACAGTCCTGAGTCATgctgtgtgtggctgtgctgctcgGGAGAATCCTCATCTTTCCTGCTCCTCATACCAGACAATCCCTTGTCTCAATGGTGGCACATGTGTGGATACTGATTTTGGCTACAG atGCAAATGTGCTGCAAATTTTCATGGACCAGACTGCCAGCAGACAAAACACAGCTTTAGAGGCCACGGTTATGCCTGGTTCCCTCCTCTTCAGCCTTGCTTTGAGAGCCGCATCTCCTTAGAGTTTATCACTGAAGTTGTTGATGGCCTTCTGTTGTACCATGGACCAGTGGCACAAGGGCAGCCTGGACAACAGGAAAATTTCCTCGCTTTAG aactCTCTGGTGGTGTCCCATCACTGACTGTGAGACACAGCTCTGGtgagcttttcctgcagctgtcaCAAAAAGTTAATGTTGCAGATCGCCGCTGGcacaatattaaaattataaatgatGGAAAG GAGGTGAAGCTGATTCTTGACCACTGTGTAAATGTCTCAGTTAGAGACAATGGCAGTGTCACTAAGAAGACGTCCCAAATGGATCTGTCTGCCTGTGAAGCTTCTGGAGAGATTGTGGGATCTCAAag CATGGGCAAGCTCTTGAGCGGCCGTCAGCCCCTGCAGCTGGGTGGAGTTAAAAAGACCTTGCCTTACCACGACTCACAAAGGCACTTCAGAGGGTTTGTGGGCTGCATACGCAATGTCATTGTTGATAGCAAG GTCTATGATTTAGAGCACCCTGCAGAGTCCCTCAACAGtgttcctggctgtgtccttACAGATGAAATGTGTCAGAGTGGTGGGATGGCCTCCTGTGGCACCCATGGCAAATGTGTTGGTGGCTGGGATTTCTTTCACTGTGATTGTTCCCCAGGATACGCTGGATTGGCATGTGAAAAAG TTCTTCCAGAATGGGCTTTTGGAAGGGACAGCTGGATCCATTATGAGCCAAGAAGCATCCTCAGCACTCGAAGCACTCGGATCCAGCTGATGGTGCGCACCCGGCTCTCCCACAGCACCCTCCTCAGCTTGGCCTCTGCAGATGGGAACAGATACATGCGACTGGAG GTGGTTGAGGGGTTTTTTAGCGTTAACTTCAGTTTGGGGGACAAAAATCACTCCTTGAGAATGACGACATTACGTATAAACAATGGCCAGTGGGTTCTTCTGACCATGGAGCGCTACAACAATGAATTTACCCTGCGTGTTAACAGTGGTGGAGGTGATCAAGAAGTCACCTCTGTCTTGAATACGAATAGATGGCTTGAAATTGATTGGGCAAGCATCGTGCTAGGAAACCACCTTCCCAGTCATTCAGAGAGTGATTTCCAAG GTTGTATGCGTGATGTCCAGCTGGATGGTCAGCCACTCCTCGTGGAAGGCAGAAGCACAGAGTTCGGATTAATTCTGAAGCGGCAAGGAGTCACCATGGGATGCCAttccagtgcctgcagcagccagccctgtTACAGCCCCTTCCTTTGTGTAGACCTGTGGAGAAAATATGAATGCCG GTGCCCAGCTGGAAAAGTAGAAGTGACTGACACCCTTACAGGGCTCAGACACTGTACCTCATCCCCTTGTGGACACTGGACCTGTAGGAATGGGGGTACATGTGTGGCTCAAGCTCAAGACAAGACTATCTGCCAGTGCCCTGAAGGTTACAAGGGAAGATGGTGTGAAATTAGCCAGGTGAAGGCTGGAAGACCTGTTGGACTAAGCTCGGGCTCTATTCTGGCAATCAGCATGTGTCTCCTTGTCTTCCTAG CACTCTTGGTTTCCTACACAGTGTGGAGTCAGTGGGGAAGTTCAGGGTTTCGGAAAGGAGGAATTTACCACATTCCTGAAGAGCGTGAAAGCTGGGAGGATGTTAGAGAAAATGTCTTCAATTATAATGAAGAAGGAGGTGGAGAACGTGACCAG AATGCTTACAATATAGATGAACTGAAGAAACCTCTCCATAAAATTCCCTACTCCTCCttgagagcagctgctccacacTCCAGGACACCAACTGGCCCAAAAAAAGACTCACTCTCAAAACATGCACATCAAAACCAATCAATATCAGCTGTTACCAGCATCCCAGACTTCAAGGAATATGTTTCTCAAATCATACGGGATGCAGACAATGATCTAAGGAGTCTTCCAGCTGACACTCTTCATTTTTACTGCTTGGAAGGGCAATGCTCTCTAGCAGGGAGCCTTAGCTCGTTAGATTCCATCAGTGGGGATGAAGATCTAAATTATGATTGCCTCCAAGACTGGGGGTCAAAGTTTGAGAAGCTTAAAGAACTCTATGCCATCTCAAATGAAAATCTGTAA